The following proteins are encoded in a genomic region of Triticum dicoccoides isolate Atlit2015 ecotype Zavitan chromosome 1B, WEW_v2.0, whole genome shotgun sequence:
- the LOC119337912 gene encoding cyclin-dependent kinase E-1 produces MGDGRGGGSNRPAWLQQYELVGKIGEGTYGLVFLARLKPTHPQAAGRRGSPIAIKKFKQSKEGDGVSPTAIREIMLLREINHENVVKLVNVHINHADMSLYLAFDYAEHDLYEVIRHHREKLNLSINQYTVKSLLWQLLNGLNYLHSNWIIHRDLKPSNILVMGEGEEHGIIKIADFGLARIYQAPLKPLSDNGVVVTIWYRAPELLLGAKHYTSAVDMWAVGCIFAELLTLKPLFQGVEAKATPNPFQLDQLDKIFKVLGHPTVEKWPTLANLPCWQNDQQHIQGHKYENTGLHTIVHLPQKGPAFDLLSRMLEYDPRKRITAAQALEHEYFRMDPLPGRNALVPSQPGEKIVTYPVRPVDTSTDFEGTTSLQPTQPPSGNGPPGGQPVPRQIPRQMQQPMGGMQRMPPGANMGAFGAAPQAGMVGMNPGNIPMQRGAGGQSHPHQLRRKADQGMGMQNPGYPQQKRRF; encoded by the exons atgggcgacGGCCGCGGCGGAGGGTCAAACCGCCCCGCGTGGCTGCAGCAGTACGAGCTGGTGGGGAAGATCGGCGAGGGCACCTACGGCCTCGTCTTCCTCGCGCGCCTCAAGCCAACGCATCCCCAGGCTGCTGGCCGCCGCGGCTCCCCCATCGCCATCAAGAAGTTCAAGCAATCCAAGGAGGGCGATGGCGTCTCGCCTACCGCCATCAGAGAGATCATG CTCCTGCGCGAGATCAACCACGAAAATGTCGTCAAGCTCGTCAACGTCCACATCAACCACGCCGACATGTCCCTCTATCTCGCCTTCGATTACGCCGAGCATGACCTCTAT GAGGTTATTCGGCATCACAGAGAGAAGCTTAACCTCTCCATTAACCAATACACAGTTAAATCCTTGCTCTGGCAACTGCTCAATGGCCTCAACTATCTCCATAG TAACTGGATTATCCATCGAGACCTCAAGCCTTCTAATATACTG GTcatgggagaaggagaagaacatggAATTATAAAGATTGCTGATTTTGGTCTGGCTAGGATATATCAAGCTCCACTAAAACCACTAAGTGACAATGGG GTTGTTGTAACTATCTGGTATCGTGCACCTGAGCTGTTACTTGGAGCTAAACACTACACAAGTGCTGTTG ACATGTGGGCAGTTGGTTGCATTTTTGCCGAATTGCTTACACTGAAACCACTGTTCCAAGGGGTTGAAGCAAAAGCTACTCCAAACCCTTTTCAA CTCGATCAACtagacaagatttttaaggtcttaG GTCATCCTACGGTCGAGAAGTGGCCTACCCTTGCAAATCTTCCATGCTGGCAAAATGACCAGCAACACATTCAGGGGCATAAGTA TGAGAACACAGGTCTTCATACTATTGTTCACTTGCCGCAGAAGGGTCCTGCATTTGACCTTCTCTCAAGAATGCTCGA GTATGACCCTCGAAAGCGTATTACAGCTGCACAAGCTTTGGAGCATGA GTACTTCCGGATGGACCCGCTACCTGGACGAAA TGCACTTGTACCATCTCAGCCAGGCGAGAAAATTGTCACATATCCTGTTCGTCCAGTAGACACCTCAACAGATTTTGAAGGAACAACAAGCCTTCAACCAACTCAACCG CCATCAGGGAATGGACCTCCAGGAGGCCAGCCTGTACCAAGACAAATCCCAAGGCAAATGCAACAGCCTATGGGTGGTATGCAAAGAATGCCTCCTGGTGCAAACATGGGTGCCTTTGGCGCAGCACCCCAAGCAGGCATGGTTGGGATGAATCCCGGTAACATTCCAATGCAGAGAGGCGCAGGTGGCCAGTCTCATCCACACCAG TTGAGAAGGAAGGCTGATCAAGGGATGGGGATGCAGAACCCTGGGTACCCTCAGCAGAAGAGGCGCTTCTGA